In Geobacter anodireducens, a genomic segment contains:
- a CDS encoding formate dehydrogenase — protein sequence MPELKRSVCPYDCPDTCGLLVEIENSRAVRVTGDPDHPFTRGTLCPKMLHYEKTVHSPRRLTTPLVRTGPKGSGSFRHASWDEAVAAIAARWREIIADHGAEAILPYSYAGTMGLVQRNAGHPFFHRLGASRLERTICSPAKEAGWKAVMGDTPAPHPDEVAESDLVILWGINAAATNIHFLHGVREARKRGAPVWVIDTYRTPTAAAADRVILPRPGSDGALALGMMHVLARDGLVDRAFLAGWVQGYDELAERILPDYPPERVAALTGIPAAETEELARRYGRARAPFIRLGSGLSRYGNGAMTVRCIAALPALTGAYAVRGGGCLASTSTGPAFALGEVLREDFMARPTRVVNMNRLGHALTELADPPVMSLYVYHSNPAAVTPDQNEVIRGLCRDDLFTVVHERFLTDTARYADIVLPATSSLEHADVYRAYGTYCIQRARPAIPPVGESRSNWDTFALLAGAMGFEEEFFRRSAGEMIDRLLSVPTAMRAGIDQVRFDAGLAVELPLAPDAPRTFATPSGRVEILNPREPEPLPRHIPCHEDAGGLPLRLMTAPTPYALNASFYEQEELRQKQGGAMSLLLNPAEATARDLADGQRVIAANERGRVAFILRTTDRVPPGVAVAEGVWWLEHAPGDRTVNALTSQRLTDRGNGSTFYDTRVEVLPAP from the coding sequence ATGCCCGAACTGAAGCGTTCCGTCTGTCCCTATGACTGCCCCGATACCTGCGGCCTGCTGGTCGAGATAGAGAACAGCCGCGCGGTGCGCGTGACCGGCGACCCCGACCACCCCTTCACCCGGGGCACCCTCTGCCCCAAAATGCTCCACTACGAAAAGACGGTCCACTCGCCCCGGCGGCTGACCACCCCTCTCGTGCGGACCGGCCCCAAGGGGAGCGGCTCGTTCCGGCACGCGTCGTGGGACGAGGCCGTTGCCGCCATTGCGGCCCGCTGGCGCGAGATCATCGCCGACCACGGGGCCGAGGCGATCCTCCCCTACTCCTATGCGGGCACCATGGGGTTGGTGCAGCGCAATGCCGGTCACCCCTTTTTCCACCGGCTGGGGGCGTCGAGGCTGGAGCGGACCATCTGCTCGCCGGCCAAGGAGGCGGGGTGGAAGGCAGTCATGGGCGATACGCCGGCCCCCCATCCGGACGAGGTGGCGGAGAGCGACCTGGTGATCCTCTGGGGGATCAATGCGGCGGCCACCAACATCCATTTCCTCCACGGCGTGCGCGAGGCCCGCAAGCGGGGAGCCCCGGTCTGGGTGATCGACACCTACCGGACCCCCACGGCCGCCGCGGCCGACCGGGTGATCCTGCCCCGCCCCGGCAGCGACGGGGCCCTGGCCCTGGGGATGATGCACGTCCTGGCCCGGGACGGGCTGGTGGACCGGGCATTCCTGGCCGGGTGGGTGCAGGGGTACGATGAGCTGGCGGAGCGGATTCTCCCGGACTATCCCCCGGAGCGGGTGGCGGCCCTCACGGGCATCCCGGCGGCGGAGACCGAAGAGCTGGCCCGGCGCTACGGCCGGGCGCGCGCCCCTTTCATCCGCCTGGGGAGCGGGCTCTCCCGCTACGGCAACGGGGCCATGACGGTGCGCTGCATCGCTGCCCTGCCCGCCCTGACCGGAGCTTACGCCGTGCGCGGCGGCGGCTGTCTGGCATCCACGAGCACCGGCCCCGCCTTTGCCCTGGGGGAGGTGCTGCGGGAGGATTTCATGGCGCGGCCCACCCGCGTCGTGAACATGAACCGGCTCGGCCACGCCCTGACCGAGCTGGCCGACCCGCCGGTCATGTCCCTGTATGTGTACCACTCGAACCCGGCCGCGGTGACCCCGGACCAGAACGAGGTGATCAGGGGACTTTGCCGGGACGACCTCTTCACCGTGGTCCACGAGCGGTTCCTGACCGACACGGCCCGTTACGCCGACATCGTGCTGCCGGCCACCTCGTCCCTGGAGCACGCAGACGTGTACCGGGCCTACGGCACCTACTGCATCCAGCGGGCCCGGCCCGCCATCCCGCCCGTGGGAGAGAGCAGGTCCAACTGGGACACCTTCGCCCTGCTGGCCGGGGCCATGGGGTTCGAGGAAGAGTTTTTCCGCCGGAGCGCCGGGGAGATGATCGACCGGCTCCTTTCGGTCCCCACCGCCATGCGGGCCGGCATCGACCAGGTCCGGTTCGACGCGGGGCTGGCCGTGGAGCTCCCCCTGGCCCCCGATGCCCCGCGCACCTTCGCAACTCCCTCGGGCAGGGTGGAGATCCTCAATCCCCGCGAGCCTGAGCCGCTTCCCCGTCACATCCCCTGCCACGAGGACGCGGGCGGCCTGCCCCTCAGGCTCATGACCGCCCCCACCCCCTATGCCCTGAACGCCTCCTTCTACGAGCAGGAAGAACTGCGGCAGAAGCAAGGGGGCGCCATGTCGCTCCTCCTGAACCCGGCCGAGGCAACGGCCCGTGACCTGGCCGACGGGCAGCGGGTGATCGCCGCCAACGAGCGGGGCCGGGTCGCCTTCATCCTGCGGACCACTGACCGGGTTCCGCCGGGAGTGGCCGTGGCCGAGGGGGTCTGGTGGCTGGAGCACGCCCCGGGCGACCGGACCGTGAACGCCCTCACCAGCCAGCGCCTGACGGACCGGGGCAACGGCAGCACGTTCTACGATACGCGGGTCGAAGTGCTTCCCGCCCCGTGA
- a CDS encoding glycosyl transferase yields MAFSNPEPELSVIVPTLNEAGTVGTLLAALAAQRDVALELLLCDGGSADGTVALVRGRAGDFPFPVTVTETAPGRGRQMNAGAAAARGATLLFLHADSILSDPLALRQGLDHLAAATRGDGRMAGHFRLRFAGDGPSPLAYRFYERKARLHRPGCTHGDQGLLIPREFFAQVGPFDEDLPIMEDVRLAERIAAAGTWVLLPAEIVTSARRFETEGLRERQTLNAILMNFAAIGWQEGVEELVAGYRSQDRSGRLRLGPHLARIAGLTMALTRRERLRLWYRTGGYVRGNAWQIPFFLDVRNALRRGGDNDATPLLSLHDRWFDPLTDNPAGRAAAALMVFLWFRLTLRREMRDCPGIRRIP; encoded by the coding sequence ATGGCCTTCTCAAACCCTGAACCCGAACTTTCCGTCATCGTCCCCACCCTGAACGAGGCGGGGACCGTGGGAACGCTGCTCGCCGCGCTGGCCGCGCAGCGGGATGTGGCCCTGGAACTCCTGCTCTGCGACGGCGGCTCCGCCGACGGCACCGTGGCCCTGGTGCGCGGCCGCGCGGGGGATTTCCCCTTTCCCGTGACCGTCACGGAGACCGCGCCCGGGAGAGGGCGCCAGATGAACGCCGGCGCAGCCGCCGCCCGGGGCGCGACGCTCCTGTTCCTCCATGCGGACAGCATCCTTTCCGACCCCCTGGCCCTGCGGCAAGGGCTCGACCACCTGGCCGCGGCCACCAGGGGCGACGGGCGGATGGCCGGGCACTTCCGGCTCCGATTCGCCGGGGACGGCCCGTCTCCCCTCGCCTACCGCTTCTACGAACGCAAGGCGCGGCTCCACCGTCCCGGCTGCACCCACGGGGACCAGGGGCTGCTCATCCCCCGGGAGTTCTTCGCCCAGGTGGGGCCCTTTGACGAGGATCTGCCGATTATGGAGGACGTACGGCTGGCGGAGCGGATTGCGGCGGCGGGAACGTGGGTGCTGCTGCCGGCGGAAATCGTCACCTCGGCCCGACGGTTCGAGACGGAGGGGCTGCGGGAGCGGCAGACCCTGAACGCGATCCTGATGAATTTCGCCGCCATCGGCTGGCAGGAGGGGGTGGAGGAACTGGTGGCCGGCTACCGGAGCCAGGACCGGTCCGGCCGTTTGCGGCTGGGGCCGCATCTGGCGCGCATTGCCGGGCTGACAATGGCGCTCACCCGGCGGGAGCGGCTCCGGCTCTGGTACCGGACAGGGGGCTACGTGCGGGGCAATGCCTGGCAGATTCCGTTCTTTTTGGACGTCCGCAATGCCCTGCGCCGGGGCGGGGACAACGACGCCACCCCGCTCCTCTCGCTCCACGACCGCTGGTTCGATCCCCTGACCGACAATCCGGCGGGCCGGGCGGCGGCGGCGCTCATGGTGTTCCTCTGGTTCAGGCTGACCCTGCGCCGGGAGATGAGAGACTGCCCAGGGATTCGACGAATCCCCTGA
- a CDS encoding two-component system response regulator produces MAKPKVLIVDDVNLMLELEKSFLRFSPVRVFTARNGEEALELVRSERPDLVYMDLNMPKMNGVDCCIAIKNDLELRDTPVVMVTTAGKPDDQELCARAGCDGYITKPVDRRLFLEIGRQYIPDIDRREQRISFSLPVTCRTEQQELTGTTTDISVGGLYLAIDHGVAREESVEITITIPGGAPVRARGRVAWLNGVDGRVKPRFPSGFGIEFMDISPEDLMQVRGFVESLGSLSSPGAGSA; encoded by the coding sequence ATGGCAAAGCCGAAGGTATTGATCGTCGATGACGTGAATCTCATGCTCGAGCTGGAGAAGAGCTTCCTGCGCTTTTCCCCCGTGCGGGTCTTTACCGCCCGCAATGGCGAGGAGGCCCTGGAGCTGGTGCGTAGTGAACGGCCCGACCTGGTCTACATGGACCTGAACATGCCGAAAATGAACGGAGTCGATTGCTGCATCGCCATCAAAAACGACCTGGAGTTGCGGGACACCCCCGTGGTGATGGTGACCACAGCCGGTAAGCCCGACGATCAGGAACTCTGCGCCCGGGCCGGCTGCGACGGCTACATCACCAAGCCCGTGGACCGGCGGTTGTTCCTGGAGATCGGCCGGCAGTACATCCCCGACATCGACCGCAGGGAACAGCGGATTTCCTTCTCTCTGCCGGTCACCTGCCGCACGGAGCAGCAGGAACTGACCGGCACCACGACCGACATCAGCGTGGGCGGCCTCTACCTGGCCATCGACCATGGAGTTGCCCGGGAAGAGAGCGTGGAGATCACCATCACCATCCCCGGCGGCGCTCCGGTCAGGGCCCGGGGGCGGGTGGCCTGGCTCAATGGTGTCGACGGGCGGGTCAAACCCCGGTTCCCGTCCGGTTTCGGGATCGAATTCATGGACATCTCCCCCGAGGACCTGATGCAGGTCAGGGGATTCGTCGAATCCCTGGGCAGTCTCTCATCTCCCGGCGCAGGGTCAGCCTGA
- a CDS encoding AsmA family protein: MTLPSWKKILLYVTVPLALLCGLVLTVLVARLHELDTYKDQLLAELRRELDRPVTYGTGKVSLRFGPAFTFTDVRILERDGNTPFATVAAIRFRLALLPLLEKKVILRRVELEKPVMQLVRHEDGTLNIDDLLREKETKSAVQLRVRGVRVKQGSLTFTDRAAAGGPLVTTLRDADLFIGRLVRGKESPISIEGRLADGKNESPVAIEGKLKLPAKDAPLTTAHLDARVSLHNINASHYWPYYGSRVPFQRMSGRFNLDCTVDGTPLDFTSKGSLQVAGLRFAYPEVFRQPLTPAEVRLTYTLTRTPREVNVSSVDFRMDGLTVKGGCAVKDIHTPDPRIVAWTTIAPFRLEKFFSYIPFGIIADDASQFIEQHIKAGYFRVDEGRLDGRVSQILTMEKGENYNVLRVRATALEGAVIDMGDGWPVFNSIKGDLELAGKNFTLRNMSGKFGTSPFTLNGMISDYCLDTPSGYPFKGVFTPRKAELDWLFGKEAAASLQFTGDSILNLSGEGGTASYTFSGDCNLTAADYSYGKSFAKPTGQVNSLAFRMNLLRNGDRSLSCQYALPPLALSIAARFQDGKSLPTQLDISSNQFAMGALTANIPEAKPYHPQGKMQISARAEGVAESLADMKWSGLVALAGASFKPAESVKPLSNVTGTLRFKGNSLESPRLSLMLGNSPLQGKGSLTNFSDPSFTLEVSSPALDLNDVGLRHPKGAVKIQNLQGTLTYQDDVLKIRSLAGRIGSSQLSAKGTVTQMRQPTVDVSVTSPAIDLDDILALSALERERKQGGEGGAATVKATIDADSASFGKLAARHLHTVAHYENGILYLQPFEFSAYGGRISGTLRADGGGNGSARYQVKLKADKVSAEPLINAVDLIPGDAIVTGTLSLQADVTARGATMADLRKSLLGHATLRFDDGKMRKFNVLSKVFSILNVSQLLKFQLPDMVKDGMPYNRITGTFAMSDGVISTEDLFIDSNAMNISTVGKIDLVREELAVTVGVQPLQTVDKVVNRIPIVGWILTGKEKHFITTYFEAKGKISNPTVTAIPVKSMSRGVFDIFKRVFQLPAKLITDTGEVVIGN, from the coding sequence ATGACCCTTCCCTCCTGGAAAAAGATCCTGCTGTACGTCACGGTACCGCTGGCGCTCCTGTGCGGTCTGGTCTTGACTGTGCTGGTGGCGCGGCTCCACGAGCTGGATACCTACAAGGACCAGCTCCTGGCGGAACTCCGGAGGGAACTGGACCGCCCCGTGACCTACGGCACGGGGAAGGTGTCCCTACGGTTCGGGCCGGCCTTCACCTTTACCGATGTGCGGATACTGGAGCGGGACGGCAACACCCCCTTTGCCACCGTCGCCGCGATCCGATTCCGGCTGGCGCTCCTCCCCCTGCTGGAGAAAAAGGTCATCCTGCGGCGGGTAGAACTGGAAAAGCCCGTCATGCAGCTCGTGCGGCACGAGGACGGAACCCTCAACATCGATGATCTCCTGCGCGAAAAGGAGACGAAGAGCGCGGTGCAATTGCGGGTGCGGGGGGTGAGGGTCAAACAGGGGAGCCTGACCTTTACCGACCGCGCGGCAGCCGGCGGCCCGCTCGTCACGACCCTCAGGGACGCCGATCTGTTCATCGGCCGCCTGGTGCGGGGCAAGGAAAGCCCCATCTCTATCGAAGGGCGGCTCGCGGACGGAAAGAACGAGAGCCCCGTGGCCATCGAGGGCAAGCTGAAGCTGCCCGCCAAGGACGCCCCCCTCACCACCGCGCACCTGGATGCCCGGGTGAGCCTCCACAACATCAACGCGAGCCACTACTGGCCCTATTACGGCAGCCGCGTCCCGTTCCAGCGCATGAGCGGGCGGTTCAACCTTGACTGCACCGTGGACGGCACGCCGCTCGATTTCACCTCCAAGGGATCGCTGCAGGTGGCGGGACTGCGCTTCGCCTACCCGGAGGTATTCCGCCAGCCCCTCACCCCCGCCGAGGTACGCCTGACCTATACCCTGACGCGAACCCCCCGGGAGGTGAACGTTTCGTCCGTCGACTTCCGCATGGATGGCCTCACCGTCAAGGGGGGGTGTGCGGTGAAGGACATCCACACCCCGGACCCCCGCATCGTGGCCTGGACCACCATTGCCCCCTTCAGGCTGGAAAAGTTCTTTTCCTACATCCCCTTCGGCATCATCGCCGACGACGCGTCCCAGTTCATCGAACAGCACATCAAGGCAGGGTACTTCCGGGTGGACGAAGGGCGGCTCGACGGCCGCGTGAGCCAGATCCTGACCATGGAGAAAGGGGAGAACTACAACGTGCTCCGGGTGCGCGCCACTGCCCTGGAAGGGGCCGTGATCGACATGGGGGACGGCTGGCCGGTCTTCAACAGCATCAAGGGAGACCTGGAGCTGGCCGGCAAGAACTTCACCCTGCGCAACATGTCGGGGAAGTTCGGGACATCTCCCTTCACCCTCAACGGCATGATCAGCGACTACTGCCTCGACACGCCGTCGGGCTACCCCTTCAAGGGCGTTTTCACGCCGCGCAAGGCGGAGCTGGACTGGCTCTTCGGCAAGGAAGCCGCGGCATCGCTCCAGTTCACGGGCGACTCGATCCTCAACCTGTCCGGCGAAGGGGGAACGGCATCCTACACCTTTTCCGGCGACTGCAACCTGACCGCCGCTGACTACTCCTACGGGAAGTCCTTTGCCAAGCCGACGGGCCAGGTAAACAGCCTGGCGTTCCGGATGAACCTGCTCCGCAACGGCGACCGGTCCCTGTCGTGCCAGTACGCGCTCCCTCCCCTTGCCCTGTCTATCGCGGCCCGGTTCCAGGACGGGAAGAGCCTCCCCACGCAGCTCGACATCTCCTCGAACCAGTTTGCCATGGGGGCGCTCACGGCCAACATCCCCGAGGCGAAGCCGTACCATCCCCAGGGGAAGATGCAGATTTCCGCCCGGGCGGAGGGGGTGGCCGAAAGTCTGGCCGACATGAAGTGGAGCGGCCTGGTGGCGCTGGCGGGGGCCTCCTTCAAGCCGGCCGAGTCGGTGAAGCCCCTCAGCAACGTGACCGGCACGCTCCGGTTCAAGGGCAACTCCCTGGAAAGCCCCCGGCTCTCCCTGATGCTCGGCAATTCGCCGCTCCAGGGCAAGGGGTCCCTGACGAACTTCAGCGATCCGTCCTTCACCCTGGAGGTCTCGTCCCCGGCCCTCGACCTGAACGACGTGGGCCTGAGGCACCCCAAGGGCGCCGTGAAGATCCAGAATCTCCAGGGCACCCTCACCTACCAGGACGACGTCCTCAAGATCCGCTCGCTTGCGGGCAGAATCGGCTCGTCCCAGCTCTCCGCCAAGGGGACCGTGACCCAGATGCGGCAGCCCACGGTCGATGTGAGCGTCACCTCTCCCGCCATCGACCTGGACGACATCCTGGCCCTTTCCGCCCTGGAACGGGAACGGAAGCAGGGGGGCGAAGGGGGGGCAGCCACCGTGAAAGCCACCATAGACGCCGATTCAGCCTCGTTCGGCAAGCTGGCGGCCCGGCATCTCCACACGGTCGCCCACTACGAGAACGGCATCCTCTACCTGCAACCCTTCGAGTTCAGCGCCTACGGCGGACGGATCTCCGGCACGCTCCGGGCCGACGGGGGGGGAAACGGGTCGGCCCGCTACCAGGTGAAGCTCAAGGCGGACAAGGTATCAGCCGAGCCGCTGATCAACGCGGTTGACCTGATCCCGGGCGACGCCATCGTCACCGGCACCCTGTCGCTCCAGGCCGACGTGACCGCCAGGGGGGCGACCATGGCTGACCTGCGAAAAAGCCTGCTCGGTCACGCCACCCTCCGGTTCGACGACGGCAAGATGCGCAAGTTCAACGTGCTGTCAAAGGTATTCTCGATCCTGAACGTGTCCCAGCTCCTCAAGTTCCAGCTTCCCGACATGGTCAAGGACGGCATGCCCTACAACAGGATCACCGGTACCTTTGCCATGAGCGACGGCGTGATCTCAACGGAGGACCTCTTCATCGACAGCAATGCCATGAACATTTCCACCGTGGGCAAGATCGATCTGGTCCGGGAGGAGCTTGCCGTCACCGTGGGGGTCCAGCCCCTCCAGACCGTGGACAAGGTGGTCAACCGGATTCCCATTGTCGGCTGGATCCTGACCGGCAAGGAGAAGCACTTCATCACCACCTACTTCGAAGCCAAGGGGAAGATCTCCAACCCCACCGTCACCGCGATCCCGGTAAAATCCATGTCGCGGGGGGTGTTCGACATCTTCAAGAGAGTATTCCAGCTCCCCGCCAAGCTGATTACCGACACGGGAGAGGTGGTCATCGGAAACTGA
- a CDS encoding DNA mismatch repair protein MutT codes for MYPLIVTAAIIEHNGLILLTRRRPDAPYPLLWEFPGGKLEPEEHPEACIVREVREELAMEVAVEGIYDVIYYRYPERSVMVLAYRCTWTGGELQELDVAGHRWVTPAEVPAFDLLPADIPLAARIAREFGTAGSSRP; via the coding sequence ATGTACCCGCTCATCGTCACTGCCGCCATTATCGAGCACAACGGCCTGATTCTCCTGACCCGACGGAGGCCGGACGCGCCCTATCCGCTGCTCTGGGAGTTCCCGGGGGGCAAGCTGGAACCCGAGGAACATCCCGAGGCGTGCATCGTCAGGGAGGTGCGGGAGGAGCTTGCCATGGAGGTGGCCGTGGAGGGTATCTATGATGTGATCTACTACCGCTACCCGGAGCGGTCCGTGATGGTGCTGGCCTACCGCTGCACCTGGACCGGCGGTGAACTGCAGGAACTGGACGTGGCCGGGCACCGCTGGGTGACGCCGGCGGAGGTGCCCGCCTTCGATCTTCTCCCGGCGGATATTCCGCTCGCTGCCAGGATAGCACGAGAATTCGGCACTGCGGGTTCTTCTCGCCCATAA
- a CDS encoding peptidoglycan-binding protein LysM, with the protein MSIRLRLTTFVLILLALPSLALAAKSHKVKKNETLSSIARKYHVRVADLKAANNLANTRVKPGTILVVPPRSEAAASEPAAEVATYKVRKGDTLIRIARKTGVSVDDLRRLNSLGKNGIKAGQVLALRTVADEGQPARKLALKKPLKSLDIYNESEYERSLAELVGENGEDSQADFTKGVTLGGDGVTELKKTAYSFIGTRYRFGGTTRKGLDCSSFVQHVFRELDVTLPRTAREQFHVGNPVATGDLQKGDLLFFHTYARFPSHVGIYLGNNKMIHASSRDRRVVISSIDTPYYRARFIGAKRISQINPDILALDDLLSGAEEEGLEEILANDTLGVGLLK; encoded by the coding sequence ATGAGTATACGATTGCGACTTACCACCTTCGTCCTCATCCTCTTGGCCTTACCCTCCTTGGCGCTTGCCGCCAAAAGCCATAAAGTAAAAAAGAACGAAACCCTCTCTTCCATAGCCCGCAAGTATCACGTCCGCGTCGCCGATCTCAAAGCAGCCAACAACCTTGCCAATACTCGCGTAAAACCAGGCACCATTCTGGTCGTTCCTCCCCGTTCCGAGGCAGCCGCGTCGGAGCCCGCGGCCGAGGTCGCGACGTACAAGGTGCGCAAGGGCGACACTCTGATCCGGATCGCCCGCAAGACCGGCGTATCCGTGGATGATCTGCGCCGGTTGAACAGCCTTGGCAAGAACGGAATCAAGGCCGGCCAGGTTTTGGCGCTTCGGACCGTTGCCGACGAGGGGCAGCCGGCCAGGAAGCTTGCCCTCAAGAAGCCTCTCAAGAGCCTCGACATCTACAATGAAAGCGAATACGAGCGCAGCCTCGCGGAACTCGTGGGCGAGAACGGCGAAGACTCCCAGGCCGATTTCACCAAGGGGGTAACCCTCGGCGGCGACGGCGTCACCGAGTTGAAAAAGACCGCCTACAGTTTCATCGGCACTCGTTATCGCTTCGGCGGCACCACCCGCAAGGGGCTCGACTGCTCAAGCTTTGTCCAGCACGTCTTCCGCGAGCTCGACGTGACCCTCCCCCGCACCGCCCGCGAGCAGTTCCATGTGGGCAACCCGGTAGCCACCGGAGACCTCCAGAAGGGCGACCTTCTTTTCTTCCACACCTATGCTCGTTTTCCTTCCCATGTGGGCATCTACCTCGGCAACAACAAGATGATTCACGCCTCCTCCCGGGACCGGCGGGTGGTCATTTCCTCGATCGATACCCCCTACTACCGCGCCCGCTTCATCGGTGCCAAGCGGATTTCGCAGATCAACCCCGATATCCTCGCGCTGGACGACCTGCTGAGCGGCGCGGAAGAAGAAGGACTCGAAGAGATCCTTGCCAACGACACCCTCGGCGTTGGCCTGCTGAAATAG
- a CDS encoding adenylate cyclase → MFHLIRWQDIADIIIMSFLAYRLYSWFRHTRAMQVLIGLGILAGVYFVTRNLGLFMTSWILQELGTVLFVLIIVVFQAEIRQALYRFSLLRTFIGRQEGGGELDLAELGRTVFGLARERTGALIVLQRQEALDDYLLHGVKVDGLPSSHLLGSIFRNGTPLHDGAVIIKDGRVSQASCHLPLSMKTELPQNFGTRHRAGIGLSERSDAVVIIVSEERGEVGMALAGEYRKIASPEEFAEVVRGLLYPQRPENVAFTLRQRLLRNLVPKMVITLIVIAGWLVVTTKEGGIFTVTVPIKFHNLPSSSVLVKSVPESVEVQLKVFTSLIPSPKQLDLVADLNLAAVHDGVNSLAVKDDDLNLPLGVVVTGINPPVVKVTIAGKERKQLRVRPKLAGQLPGRAKVRGVTVDPDAVMVEGPGHLLEGLESLPTETVDLSALRRGGVVERRVVSPSPQIRVLRDEPVRVTVVTSGK, encoded by the coding sequence GTGTTTCATCTGATCCGCTGGCAGGATATTGCCGACATCATCATCATGAGCTTCCTGGCCTACCGGCTCTATAGCTGGTTCAGGCACACCCGCGCCATGCAGGTCCTGATCGGGCTCGGGATCCTGGCCGGGGTCTATTTCGTCACCCGCAACCTGGGACTGTTCATGACGAGCTGGATTCTCCAGGAGCTCGGCACGGTCCTCTTCGTCCTGATTATCGTCGTGTTCCAGGCGGAAATCCGCCAGGCCCTGTACCGCTTCAGCCTGCTGCGGACCTTTATCGGCCGGCAGGAGGGGGGGGGCGAGCTCGACCTGGCGGAACTGGGCCGTACCGTTTTCGGCCTGGCGCGGGAGAGGACCGGCGCCCTCATCGTCCTCCAGCGCCAGGAGGCCCTGGACGACTACCTCCTGCACGGGGTGAAGGTCGACGGCCTTCCGAGCAGCCACCTCCTGGGCAGCATCTTCCGGAACGGCACCCCCCTGCACGACGGCGCCGTGATCATCAAGGACGGCCGGGTGAGCCAGGCGTCGTGCCACCTGCCGCTCTCCATGAAGACAGAGCTCCCCCAGAACTTCGGCACCCGCCACCGGGCCGGCATCGGGCTCAGCGAACGGTCGGACGCCGTGGTCATCATCGTGTCGGAAGAGCGGGGCGAAGTAGGCATGGCGCTTGCAGGAGAATATCGGAAGATCGCCTCTCCGGAGGAGTTTGCCGAGGTGGTCCGGGGGCTGCTCTATCCCCAACGCCCTGAAAACGTTGCCTTTACCCTGCGCCAGCGTCTCCTCCGCAACCTGGTGCCGAAAATGGTCATCACGCTCATTGTTATTGCCGGTTGGCTGGTGGTGACCACCAAGGAGGGCGGGATTTTTACGGTCACCGTGCCGATCAAGTTTCACAACCTCCCCTCCAGTTCGGTTCTTGTGAAGAGCGTTCCCGAGTCGGTGGAGGTCCAGCTCAAGGTCTTCACCAGCCTCATCCCTTCGCCCAAACAGCTTGACCTGGTGGCCGACCTGAACCTGGCGGCCGTACACGATGGGGTCAACAGCCTCGCGGTCAAGGATGATGATCTGAATCTGCCCCTGGGAGTGGTCGTGACCGGCATCAATCCACCGGTGGTGAAGGTGACCATTGCGGGCAAGGAGCGTAAGCAGCTCCGGGTGCGGCCGAAGCTTGCGGGACAACTCCCGGGCAGGGCAAAGGTCAGGGGCGTGACGGTGGACCCCGATGCGGTGATGGTGGAGGGCCCCGGCCATCTCCTGGAAGGGCTCGAATCCCTGCCCACGGAAACCGTGGATCTTTCCGCCCTGCGCCGGGGCGGAGTCGTGGAGCGGCGGGTCGTCTCGCCGTCGCCCCAGATCAGGGTGTTGCGTGATGAACCGGTCCGGGTGACAGTGGTTACTTCCGGTAAGTAG
- a CDS encoding ubiquinone biosynthesis methyltransferase UbiE, whose amino-acid sequence MYRLTEKGERIRDMFSDIAPRYDFLNRLLSFGVDRRWRRNAVKCIRWSEGGRVLDVATGTGDVALEIARQTPPSVAIVGVDFSEGMVTLGRHKVAGSHYAGRITMEIAPCEAIPFPDDTFDSVTIAFGIRNVVDRRQGLSEMLRVLKPGGRAVILEFSTPRSRLFKSIYSFYFLRVLPVIGGLFSQFSAYKYLPDSVLEFPSQEEFKALMASVGFRDTAHRNQTFGIATIYTGEKGLK is encoded by the coding sequence ATGTACCGGCTTACGGAAAAAGGCGAGCGCATCCGCGACATGTTCAGCGACATCGCCCCCCGCTACGACTTTCTCAACCGGCTCCTGAGCTTCGGCGTGGACCGGCGCTGGCGTCGAAACGCCGTCAAATGCATACGGTGGAGCGAGGGGGGGCGCGTGCTCGACGTGGCCACCGGCACCGGCGACGTGGCCCTGGAGATCGCCCGGCAGACGCCGCCGTCGGTCGCCATCGTTGGCGTCGACTTTTCCGAGGGGATGGTGACCCTGGGACGCCACAAGGTGGCCGGCTCCCACTACGCGGGCCGGATCACCATGGAAATCGCCCCCTGCGAGGCAATCCCCTTCCCTGATGACACCTTCGACTCGGTGACCATCGCCTTCGGCATCCGCAATGTGGTGGACCGCCGCCAGGGGCTCTCCGAGATGCTGCGGGTCCTCAAGCCGGGCGGCCGGGCGGTCATCCTCGAATTTTCCACCCCCCGCTCGCGGCTCTTCAAAAGCATCTACTCGTTCTATTTCCTCCGGGTCCTTCCCGTAATCGGCGGACTGTTCTCGCAGTTCAGCGCCTACAAGTACCTGCCCGATTCGGTGCTGGAGTTCCCGAGCCAGGAGGAGTTCAAGGCGCTCATGGCCTCGGTCGGCTTCCGCGATACTGCCCACCGGAACCAGACCTTCGGCATAGCCACCATCTACACGGGCGAAAAAGGGCTGAAATAG